The following are from one region of the Corylus avellana chromosome ca1, CavTom2PMs-1.0 genome:
- the LOC132171235 gene encoding aspartic proteinase CDR1-like, with protein MAGSNAIIFHSCFIIASILCNYLVGLLATGSGSGGFTVELIRRDSLKSPFGNANTERLDTFFPRRLEGVNSNTPQTIVKAYKGQHIMKLSIGTPPVDIYNIADTGSDLFWTQCLPCEGCYKQIYPMFNPQKSSTYSDISCQSDQCHELNTKCSPKNLCEYVYGYGDSSTTRGFLAKETVALTSTTGEKVSANVVFGCGHNNTGTFNDHEMGIIGLGGGVMSFTSQMGAALGSRKFSHCLSPFGTDPNIPSKISFGSGSEVLGDGVVSTPLIQRGDTTSYFVTLKGISVGDKYLSYDPSDAVSEGNVFLDSGAPPMLMPEDLHNRLEAEVKKQIPLAPVVDDPELGTQLCYKSAKNLDGPILTLHFEGADVKLPPSNFFIPPPKQGFFCLAVQNFGPAESGFGIIGNFAQSNYLIGYDMEKMMLSFKQTDCTKN; from the coding sequence ATGGCAGGTAGTAATGCAATCATTTTTCATTCATGCTTCATCATCGCGTCTATTCTCTGCAATTATCTTGTAGGGCTATTGGCTACAGGTTCCGGCAGCGGTGGGTTTACCGTTGAGTTAATCCGACGAGACTCTCTAAAATCTCCCTTCGGCAATGCCAATACAGAGCGCTTGGACACATTTTTTCCGCGTCGATTGGAGGGAGTCAATTCTAACACCCCCCAAACAATAGTAAAAGCATACAAAGGCCAGCATATCATGAAGCTCTCCATCGGAACACCGCCGGTAGACATCTACAACATTGCCGATACCGGCAGCGACCTTTTTTGGACACAATGTTTACCTTGCGAAGGCTGCTACAAGCAAATTTATCCCATGTTTAATCCTCAAAAGTCCTCAACATATAGCGACATTTCTTGCCAATCCGACCAGTGCCATGAATTAAACACCAAATGTAGTCCTAAAAATCTTTGCGAATATGTTTATGGGTATGGAGACAGCTCCACAACCCGAGGTTTTCTGGCCAAAGAAACTGTCGCCTTGACTTCCACGACAGGGGAAAAAGTTTCCGCCAACGTTGTTTTTGGGTGTGGTCACAACAACACCGGCACTTTCAACGACCATGAGATGGGAATCATAGGCTTAGGAGGAGGGGTTATGTCGTTTACTTCTCAAATGGGCGCCGCCTTGGGCAGCAGGAAGTTCTCCCATTGCCTTTCGCCGTTCGGCACCGACCCCAACATTCCGAGCAAGATAAGTTTCGGCAGCGGCAGCGAAGTTTTGGGCGACGGTGTCGTTTCAACACCTTTGATACAAAGAGGAGACACGACTTCATATTTTGTGACGCTAAAAGGAATTAGCGTAGGAGATAAATATTTGTCGTACGATCCTTCGGATGCAGTTTCCGAGGGAAACGTGTTTCTGGATTCCGGAGCTCCGCCGATGCTTATGCCGGAAGATCTTCACAACCGCTTGGAGGCAGAGGTGAAGAAGCAAATTCCGTTGGCTCCGGTTGTGGATGACCCAGAGTTGGGGACGCAGCTTTGCTATAAAAGTGCAAAGAATCTCGACGGACCAATATTGACCCTCCATTTTGAGGGCGCCGACGTGAAGCTACCGCCGAGCAATTTCTTCATTCCGCCGCCCAAACAGGGGTTTTTCTGCCTTGCGGTGCAGAATTTTGGGCCTGCTGAGAGTGGTTTTGGAATCATTGGAAACTTTGCTCAATCAAATTACTTGATCGGGTATGATATGGAAAAAATGATGCTCTCGTTCAAGCAGACCGATTGCACCAAAAACTAA
- the LOC132185458 gene encoding B3 domain-containing transcription factor VRN1-like — translation MAPKKSRTRRTRVVPNRRNGHRPSSCTAGRRPSHFFKIILPSTTDDKKLRIPVKFVMEFGDELSDVVTLTVPNGHFWQVGLEKGNKEIWFDDGWQDFMESHSIHYGYFLVFRYERNSKFHVLVFDNTATEIHYPWREDCELEDEVDKLKENEMSNSDKLFPKHEVDGGTYVREIFSGTSSKGRLMMSRGRDRAIEAARLLKPTSPSFMAFVRPYHISRRGYLYVPYEFAGKYLSGHQFVKLQTCDGKQWRAWCCVHGGKSKSTKTIGWCQFCGDNDLAEGDVCVFELIKRKPVVLKVSIFHLADYEVN, via the exons ATGGCACCGAAGAAATCAAGGACTCGCCGGACTAGAGTGGTGCCCAACCGGAGGAATGGCCACCGGCCGTCAAGTTGTACGGCGGGTAGGAGACCCTCGCACTTCTTCAAGATCATACTCCCCTCTACCACTGATGACAAGAAACTG AGGATCCCTGTAAAGTTTGTAATGGAATTTGGGGATGAACTGTCTGATGTTGTCACACTCACTGTTCCTAATGGTCACTTTTGGCAAGTGGGATTGGAGAAAGGCAACAAGGAGATTTGGTTTGATGATGGTTGGCAGGATTTTATGGAATCCCATTCAATTCATTATGGCTACTTTTTAGTGTTCAGATATGAAAGGAATTCAAAATTCCATGTTCTTGTGTTTGATAATACTGCAACTGAGATTCATTATCCATGGAGAGAAGATTGTGAATTGGAAGATGAGGTGGACaagttgaaggaaaatgaaatgtCTAACTCAGATAAGCTGTTCCCAAAACATGAAGTAGATGGGGGAACATATGTTAGGGAAATATTTTCTGGTACATCTTCAAAAGGAAGACTCATGATGTCCAGAGGAAGAGACAGAGCAATCGAAGCAGCCAGACTGTTGAAGCCTACAAGTCCCTCGTTCATGGCCTTCGTGCGCCCATATCATATAAGTAGACGAGGGTATTTG TATGTGCCTTATGAATTTGCTGGCAAGTATCTTAGTGGGCATCAATTTGTCAAACTTCAAACTTGTGATGGAAAACAATGGCGTGCCTGGTGCTGTGTCCATGGTGGGAAGTCAAAGTCAACAAAAACTATAGGGTGGTGTCAGTTTTGCGGAGACAATGACTTAGCAGAAGgagatgtgtgtgtgtttgagcTGATCAAGAGGAAGCCCGTTGTGCTTAAGGTCTCAATATTTCACCTGGCTGACTATGAAGTTAACTAA
- the LOC132167603 gene encoding protein LURP-one-related 5-like, whose translation MKEGFVVEAGFVFQEETHLTVLKTSLFFADDGFTVYDCKGDLVLRVDSYGPGPEALDSGEIVLMDGNGRCLLTVRRKMTSLHQRWEGFIGERDSHQKPIFSVRRSSMIGRSTLSVEVFRDPEPREEYQIEGNFSQRCCTIFNAEMELVGEIRRKVDASTHVVLGKDAFSLCIKPGFDGAFAMGLVLILDQINCDDYVTQVVLVEPVTDDSVTQGVPVEPVTDD comes from the exons ATGAAAGAAGGGTTCGTTGTGGAAGCTGGGTTCGTATTCCAAGAAGAAACTCATCTCACCGTCCTAAAGACCTCTCTTTTCTTCGCCGATGATGGCTTCACCGTCTATGATTGCAAGGGCGACTTGGTCTTACGGGTCGACTCGTACGGGCCCGGGCCCGAAGCCCTTGACAGCGGCGAAATCGTTCTCATGGACGGGAACGGAAGGTGCCTCCTCACTGTCCGCCGAAAG ATGACGAGTCTGCATCAGCGGTGGGAGGGCTTTATAGGGGAGAGAGACAGTCACCAGAAACCGATCTTCAGCGTGCGGAGATCCTCAATGATCGGACGGTCGACCTTGAGCGTGGAGGTGTTTAGGGACCCAGAGCCTCGTGAGGAGTACCAGATCGAGGGCAACTTTTCTCAACGCTGTTGCACGATCTTCAATGCGGAAATGGAATTAGTGGGTGAGATCCGACGCAAAGTGGATGCTTCCACCCACGTGGTGCTTGGGAAGGACGCTTTCTCTCTTTGCATCAAGCCTGGCTTTGATGGGGCTTTTGCCATGGGATTGGTGCTCATTCTTGATCAGATCAACTGCGATGATTATGTTACTCAGGTAGTTCTGGTGGAGCCCGTCACAGATGATTCCGTTACTCAGGGAGTTCCGGTGGAGCCCGTCACAGATGATTAG
- the LOC132187842 gene encoding uncharacterized protein LOC132187842: MSSAVVAAGSSSSCTATFTRNHAITTSSITAAKPFIASKCQKTTFQGISLQEAKRGVSDSFIAENRSSFTDARRGLQITARTAGASKTIEAEVDKPLGLTLGQKPGGVVTITAVDGGGNAARAGLKAGDQVLYTSSFFGDELWPADKLGFTKTAIQAKPDSVYFVVSRGAEVDVKRLPKRPAPPRFGRKLTDAQKARATHICLDCGFIYFLQKPFDDQPDSYVCPQCRAPKKRFALYDVTTGKAVGGGLPPIGVIIGLVAGIGGIGALLVYGLQ; the protein is encoded by the exons ATGTCATCGGCTGTGGTTGCAGCAGGTTCTTCCTCCTCCTGCACTGCCACCTTCACCAGGAACCATGCCATCACAACTTCTTCAATAACAGCCGCAAAGCCATTCATAGCATCGAAATGCCAG AAAACCACCTTCCAAGGCATCTCACTTCAAGAAGCCAAAAGGGGTGTCTCGGATTCCTTCATTGCTGAGAATAGAAGCAGTTTCACCGATGCAAGAAGAGGACTTCAGATCACAGCAAGGACTGCTGGGGCTTCAAAGACAATTGAGGCTGAGGTTGACAAGCCACTGGGCCTCACTTTGGGCCAAAAGCCTGGAGGTGTTGTTACCATAACT GCTGTAGATGGGGGTGGAAATGCAGCAAGAGCAGGACTAAAGGCAGGTGACCAGGTTCTTTACACTAGCAGTTTCTTTGGAGATGAGCTATGGCCGGCTGATAAGCTGGGATTTACAAAAACTGCCATCCAAGCAAAGCCAGACTCTGTCTACTTCGTTGTTAGCAG AGGTGCTGAGGTAGATGTTAAGCGACTACCAAAGCGTCCAGCTCCTCCTCGCTTTGGAAGGAAATTAACCGATGCTCAGAAG GCTAGAGCTACTCACATATGTCTTGACTGCGGATTCATATACTTTTTACAGAAACCTTTTGATGACCAG CCGGATTCATATGTATGCCCTCAATGTAGAGCACCAAAGAAGAGGTTTGCACTGTATGATGTGACCACCGGAAAAGCTGTTGGTGGAGGGTTGCCGCCAATTGGGGTCATCATTGGACTGGTGGCTGGTATTGGTGGAATTGGAGCCTTGCTTGTTTATGGTCTTCAATGA
- the LOC132171326 gene encoding B3 domain-containing transcription factor VRN1-like, producing MQDIIWNKSTFLLKQKPITEWYTVHVKNSRPGGNDGSIAVLTATFATEVTLNREVNSGPTRGILVSAFAYRRTCRLFLLYMARTHRTRVVPNRSYYHRPSSSMAGRRPSHFFKAILPSTIHDKKLKIPVKFVMEFGDELSDVATLTVPNGHFWKVGMEKPNREIWFHDGWKEFMEYHSIHYGYFLVFRYEGNSKFHVLVFDNTATEIQYPWREDCELEDPVDIIDLDDATKSRQELSAKHEENIETLVGKRFSGGSSSEGRERAIQAGRERAIQAARMLKPTCPSFMAISRNMHRYNLYVPAKFAVKYLSGHAFVKLQNSDGKQWDARCYDHDHPNSAKNIGKGWTQFCIDNNLQRGDVCVLELINKNPIVLNVSIFHVADY from the exons ATGCAAGATATAATATGGAACAAGAGCACTTTTCTGTTGAAGCAAAAGCCCATCACTGAATGG TATACCGTACACGTCAAGAATTCCCGGCCAGGAGGGAATGATGGATCTATTGCAGTTCTTACAGCAACCTTTGCCACTGAAGTCACATTGAATAGAGAAGTAAATAGTGGACCAACTAGAGGGATTCTGGTTAGCGCTTTTGCATATCGCAGAACCTGCAG ACTTTTCTTACTATATATGGCAAGGACTCACCGGACTAGAGTGGTGCCCAACCGGAGCTATTATCACCGGCCGTCAAGTAGTATGGCGGGTAGGAGACCCTCCCACTTCTTCAAGGCCATACTCCCCTCTACCATTCACGACAAGAAACTG AAGATCCCTGTAAAGTTTGTAATGGAATTTGGGGATGAATTGTCTGATGTTGCTACGCTCACTGTGCCCAATGGTCATTTTTGGAAAGTGGGAATGGAGAAACCCAACAGGGAGATTTGGTTCCATGATGGTTGGAAGGAGTTTATGGAATACCATTCTATTCATTATGGCTACTTTTTAGTCTTCAGATATGaaggaaattcaaaattccaTGTTCTTGTATTTGATAATACTGCAACTGAGATTCAGTATCCATGGAGAGAAGATTGTGAATTGGAAGATCCGGTGGACATAATAGACTTAGATGATGCAACAAAATCGAGGCAAGAGTTGTCCGCAAAACatgaagaaaatatagaaaCGTTGGTTGGAAAAAGATTTTCTGGCGGGTCGTCTTCAGAAGGAAGGGAGAGAGCAATCCAAGCCGGAAGGGAGAGAGCAATCCAAGCAGCCAGAATGTTGAAGCCTACATGTCCTTCGTTCATGGCCATCTCTCGTAATATGCATCGATATAACTTG TATGTGCCTGCGAAATTTGCTGTCAAGTATCTTAGTGGGCATGCGTTTGTCAAACTTCAAAACTCTGATGGAAAACAATGGGATGCCCGGTGCTATGACCATGATCACCCGAATTCAGCAAAGAATATAGGGAAGGGATGGACTCAGTTTTGCATAGACAATAATTTACAAAGAGGAGATGTGTGTGTCTTGGAGCTCATCAACAAGAACCCTATTGTGCTTAACGTCTCAATATTTCACGTGGCTGACTATTGA
- the LOC132167986 gene encoding B3 domain-containing transcription factor VRN1-like, translated as MAPNKSKRTRRRNDHRPLSCMAGRRPSHFFKIILPSTIDDKKLRIPVKFVMEFGYELSDVATLTVPNGHFWQVGLEKANKEIWFDDGWQDFMESHSIHYGYFLVFRYERNSKFHVLVFDNTATEIHYPRREDCELEDEVDKLKENEMSNSDKLFPKHEVDGGTYVREIFSGTSSKGRLMMSRGNDRAIEAARLLKPTSPSFMAFVRPYHISKRGYNLYVPLEFAGKYLSGHQFVRLQTCDGKQWRARCYGSHDGKSKSSKTIRWCQFCRDKDLEEGDVCVFELIKRNPVVLKVSIFHLADYEVN; from the exons ATGGCACCGAATAAATCAAaaagaactcgccggaggaATGACCACCGGCCGTTAAGTTGTATGGCGGGTAGGAGACCCTCGCACTTCTTCAAGATCATACTCCCCTCTACTATCGACGACAAGAAACTG AGGATTCCTGTAAAGTTTGTAATGGAATTTGGGTATGAACTGTCTGATGTTGCCACACTTACTGTTCCTAATGGTCATTTTTGGCAAGTGGGATTGGAGAAAGCCAACAAGGAGATTTGGTTTGATGATGGTTGGCAGGATTTTATGGAATCCCATTCAATTCATTATGGCTACTTTTTAGTGTTCAGATATGAAAGGAATTCAAAATTCCATGTTCTTGTGTTTGATAATACTGCAACTGAGATTCATTACCCACGGAGAGAAGATTGTGAATTGGAAGATGAGGTGGACaagttgaaggaaaatgaaatgtCTAACTCAGATAAGCTGTTCCCAAAACATGAAGTAGATGGGGGAACATATGTTAGGGAAATATTTTCTGGCACATCTTCAAAAGGAAGACTCATGATGTCCAGAGGAAACGACAGAGCAATCGAAGCAGCCAGACTGTTGAAGCCTACAAGTCCTTCGTTCATGGCCTTCGTGCGCCCATATCATATAAGTAAACGAGGTTATAATTTG TATGTGCCTCTTGAATTTGCTGGCAAGTATCTTAGTGGGCATCAGTTTGTCAGACTTCAAACTTGTGATGGAAAACAATGGCGTGCCCGGTGCTATGGTAGCCATGATGGGAAATCAAAATCAAGTAAAACTATACGGTGGTGTCAGTTTTGCAGAGACAAAGACTTAGAAGAAGGAGACGTGTGTGTGTTTGAGCTGATCAAGAGGAATCCTGTTGTGCTTAAGGTCTCAATATTTCACCTGGCTGACTATGAAGTTAACTAA
- the LOC132185451 gene encoding B3 domain-containing transcription factor VRN1-like, producing the protein MAAKKSRTRRTRVVPDRSYDHRPSSSMAGRRPSHFFKVILPSTIRDRKLRIPVKFVMEFGDELSAVATLTDHYGNFWQVGLEKANNGIWFDDGWQDFMEYHSIHYGYFVVFRYEGNSKFHVLVFDNTATEIPSTWSKDGELEDPVDVMESDDAKKSRHDKLKQENEMSDPDKLSAKHEVDRGRYSRERFSGTSSKGRVLMPTRRERAIEAARMLNPESPSFMAFAGKKNIGGIRSLYVPCGFAKKYLIGHESVELQTSDGKHWHAWCRNKCSSPNARSIGWAQFCRDNNLEGGDVCVFELIKRNPVVLKVSIFHLADYAVKQHV; encoded by the exons ATGGCAGCTAAGAAATCAAGGACTCGCCGGACTAGAGTGGTGCCCGACCGGAGCTATGACCACCGGCCGTCAAGTTCTATGGCGGGTAGGAGACCCTCGCACTTCTTCAAGGTCATACTCCCCTCTACCATTCGCGACAGGAAACTG AGGATCCCTGTAAAGTTTGTAATGGAATTTGGGGATGAACTGTCTGCTGTGGCTACACTCACCGATCACTATGGTAATTTTTGGCAAGTGGGATTGGAGAAAGCCAACAACGGGATTTGGTTTGATGATGGTTGGCAGGATTTTATGGAATACCATTCTATTCATTATGGCTACTTTGTAGTCTTCAGATATGAAGGGAATTCAAAATTCCATGTTCTTGTATTTGATAATACTGCAACTGAAATTCCATCTACATGGAGCAAGGATGGTGAATTGGAAGATCCGGTGGACGTAATGGAATCAGATGATGCAAAAAAATCAAGGCATGACAAGTtgaaacaagaaaatgaaatgtCTGACCCAGATAAGCTGTCTGCAAAACATGAAGTAGATAGAGGAAGATACAGTAGGGAAAGATTTTCTGGCACATCTTCAAAAGGAAGAGTCTTGATGCCcacaagaagagagagagcgatcGAAGCAGCGAGAATGTTGAATCCTGAAAGTCCTTCGTTCATGGCCTTCGCGGGGAAAAAGAATATAGGCGGAATTCGTTCTTTG TATGTGCCTTGTGGATTTGCTAAAAAGTATCTTATTGGGCATGAGTCTGTCGAACTCCAGACTTCTGATGGAAAACATTGGCATGCCTGGTGCCGTAACAAGTGTTCATCACCTAATGCAAGGTCTATAGGGTGGGCTCAGTTTTGCAGAGACAATAATTTAGAAGGAGGAGATGTGTGTGTCTTTGAGCTGATCAAGAGGAACCCTGTTGTGCTTAAGGTCTCAATATTTCACCTGGCTGACTATGCTGTGAAGCAACATGTCTAA